In one window of Terriglobales bacterium DNA:
- a CDS encoding MlaD family protein, protein MPSQQQVKWSQLRVGLTVLVASVTLAVLIFVMSGTVSPFSRKIALRAYFENAAGLVKGAPVRLAGVDIGNVDAVHYVSDPKRKSTPVEVVMKISSHHQNEVLHGTAANQYKDGSLATLETAGVLGATFVDIDSSRASGPPVKDGDELKTTESPGVQDVLKASQGTLEKLNTILNNVNSIVDTIQNGKGTIGKIIKDPELYNHANGLVAQLQILTTQINEGKGSVGKLLASDELYNKLNDTVTKFSQIVDDINAGKGNVGKFLKDEQLYNNINETTAKARDLMNDIDAGRGTLGLVAKNKEFAAKIDRLTTNLEQISNRLAAGEGSAGLLLKDPRLYNNADQMLIESRNLVKAIRENPKKYLTIHFKIF, encoded by the coding sequence GTGCCCAGCCAGCAGCAGGTCAAGTGGTCACAGCTACGTGTCGGACTCACGGTTCTGGTTGCGAGTGTCACCCTCGCCGTTCTGATTTTCGTCATGAGCGGCACTGTCAGTCCTTTCAGCCGCAAGATCGCTCTGCGCGCCTACTTTGAGAACGCGGCCGGCCTGGTAAAAGGCGCCCCTGTGCGACTCGCAGGCGTCGACATCGGCAATGTGGACGCTGTGCACTACGTCAGCGATCCAAAACGAAAAAGCACTCCGGTGGAGGTGGTGATGAAGATCAGCTCACACCATCAAAACGAAGTCCTCCATGGCACGGCGGCCAACCAATACAAAGACGGTTCTCTAGCGACACTGGAAACCGCGGGGGTACTCGGAGCTACGTTCGTTGACATCGACAGCTCAAGAGCCTCCGGCCCGCCGGTCAAAGATGGTGACGAGCTGAAGACCACCGAAAGCCCCGGCGTCCAAGACGTCCTCAAAGCCAGCCAAGGGACGCTCGAAAAGCTGAATACCATCCTCAACAACGTGAACAGCATCGTCGATACAATCCAGAATGGGAAGGGAACGATCGGGAAAATCATTAAGGATCCTGAACTTTACAACCATGCGAATGGACTCGTAGCGCAACTCCAGATCCTCACTACCCAGATCAACGAAGGCAAAGGTAGTGTGGGCAAGCTGCTCGCCTCGGACGAGCTCTACAACAAGTTGAACGACACGGTCACGAAGTTCAGCCAAATTGTGGATGACATCAATGCCGGAAAAGGAAACGTCGGCAAATTCCTCAAAGACGAGCAGCTCTATAACAACATCAACGAGACCACGGCTAAAGCTCGCGATCTGATGAATGACATCGACGCGGGCCGGGGCACGCTAGGCCTGGTGGCAAAGAACAAAGAGTTCGCCGCCAAAATCGATCGCCTCACCACGAACCTCGAGCAGATCTCGAATCGGCTCGCAGCCGGCGAAGGATCAGCCGGCCTGCTCCTGAAAGATCCGCGCCTCTACAACAACGCCGACCAGATGCTGATAGAAAGCCGCAATCTCGTGAAAGCGATCCGCGAGAATCCGAAGAAGTACCTGACGATTCATTTCAAAATCTTCTAG
- the wecB gene encoding UDP-N-acetylglucosamine 2-epimerase (non-hydrolyzing) has translation MLVLHVVGARPNFMKAAPLFRELQKHSGIRQVLIHTGQHYDVNMSDVFFQQLRIPAPDVNLQVSSKTHAQQTAEIMSRLEGVVLEHRPDWVLVYGDVNSTAAAALVCAKLQVRVAHVEAGLRSYDRSMPEELNRLVTDQLSDLLFTPSEDANRNLAREGIPAEKVHLVGNIMIDTLIEMLPESGKHMPADVPPRFGLVTLHRPSNVDDPHWLREMLAELHHIASELPIIFPVHPRTRERIAQLRAGSNGLRLLDPLPYLSFLALQQRASIVVTDSGGIQEETTYLGVPCLTVRDNTERPITIDEGTNVLVGRSPKRIREEIEQVLAGKAKQGRIPALWDGKTSQRIASVLMRDRARAARAGSLGSA, from the coding sequence ATGCTTGTTCTGCATGTAGTTGGCGCTCGTCCGAATTTCATGAAGGCAGCTCCCTTGTTTCGTGAGCTGCAGAAGCACTCAGGAATTCGCCAGGTGCTGATCCATACCGGCCAGCACTACGACGTAAACATGTCAGACGTATTCTTCCAGCAGCTTCGCATTCCTGCTCCGGACGTGAATCTGCAAGTCAGCTCCAAAACTCACGCGCAACAGACGGCTGAGATTATGAGCCGCCTGGAAGGCGTCGTGCTCGAGCATCGACCCGACTGGGTGCTCGTCTACGGCGACGTGAACTCGACCGCAGCTGCCGCCCTCGTCTGCGCCAAGCTTCAAGTTCGCGTCGCGCACGTGGAAGCCGGACTGCGTTCCTACGATCGCTCCATGCCGGAAGAGCTAAACCGCCTCGTGACAGACCAGCTTTCCGATCTGCTCTTCACCCCGTCGGAGGACGCGAACCGCAATCTCGCGCGCGAGGGCATTCCGGCGGAGAAGGTCCATCTGGTGGGCAACATCATGATCGACACTCTGATCGAGATGCTTCCCGAATCGGGAAAACACATGCCTGCGGATGTCCCACCGAGGTTCGGCCTGGTGACGCTGCACCGGCCATCGAACGTTGACGATCCGCACTGGCTGCGCGAGATGCTGGCCGAGCTGCACCACATTGCCTCCGAGCTGCCCATCATCTTCCCCGTGCATCCGCGCACGCGCGAGCGCATCGCGCAACTGCGTGCGGGTAGCAATGGCCTGCGCCTCCTCGACCCTCTGCCTTACCTGTCGTTCCTGGCGCTGCAGCAGCGCGCGAGCATCGTCGTGACCGACTCCGGCGGCATCCAGGAAGAAACAACTTATCTCGGCGTCCCGTGCCTTACCGTCCGCGACAACACGGAGCGGCCCATCACCATCGACGAAGGCACGAACGTACTAGTGGGGCGAAGTCCCAAGCGGATCCGCGAGGAGATCGAACAAGTCCTGGCAGGAAAGGCGAAGCAGGGAAGGATTCCCGCGCTGTGGGACGGCAAGACCTCGCAGAGAATAGCGAGCGTACTAATGCGCGACCGCGCGAGAGCTGCGCGCGCAGGATCGCTCGGCAGTGCCTAG
- a CDS encoding sigma-54 dependent transcriptional regulator has translation MMTALSNQYRPRGSGWVTATSAAMKKAYLLIIDDEPNTLASLSRAFRLAGHEATVCDQPARALELVKNQSFDLILSDVVMPGKDGIALLEEIKSLGVTTPVVMMSGQAHIDMAVRATKLGAIDFLEKPISTDKLLLTLENAVRLTRLEQENRELRGTLGKHELVWRGEVMSRLMTQIERVAASETRVCILGETGTGKELVARTLHQKSPRSAGPFVTLNCAAVPAELIESELFGHEKGSFTGAAARHLGKFEQASGGTLFLDEIGDMPLSMQAKLLRVLEEGEVERIGGSGTVKVDVRVIVATHRDLAEQVREGKFRQDLFHRVYVFPLALPPLRERRDDIPVLIDHFQKQIARQNNWKPTQFTPDAIAELQRYAWPGNVRELRNVVERLLLLAQDNEVDLATVRMALPPTPAPVAGTPASDGNGTLSERMDQVERSIILSELERQQFHITNTAKALGLERSHLYKKAQQLGIDLASVRRGGG, from the coding sequence ATGATGACTGCTCTCAGTAATCAGTACCGTCCGCGCGGTAGCGGATGGGTTACAGCGACATCAGCAGCAATGAAAAAAGCTTATCTGCTCATCATCGACGACGAGCCCAACACTCTGGCTTCGCTCTCTCGCGCTTTTCGCCTCGCCGGGCACGAGGCCACAGTCTGCGATCAGCCGGCGCGCGCGCTGGAGCTGGTGAAGAACCAAAGCTTTGATCTAATTCTTTCCGACGTTGTCATGCCCGGCAAAGACGGCATCGCTCTGCTAGAAGAAATCAAGTCACTCGGCGTGACCACGCCCGTGGTCATGATGTCCGGACAAGCGCACATCGACATGGCCGTCCGCGCGACAAAACTCGGCGCTATCGATTTCCTGGAAAAGCCCATCTCGACCGACAAGCTCCTGCTCACGCTCGAGAACGCAGTACGCCTCACGCGTCTGGAGCAGGAAAATCGCGAGTTGCGCGGCACGCTAGGCAAGCATGAGCTGGTCTGGCGCGGCGAAGTAATGTCACGGTTAATGACGCAGATCGAACGCGTCGCAGCCAGCGAGACCCGTGTCTGCATCCTCGGCGAGACCGGAACGGGAAAAGAACTGGTGGCGCGCACGCTGCATCAGAAGAGTCCGCGCAGCGCAGGTCCATTCGTCACGCTCAACTGCGCCGCAGTGCCTGCCGAGCTAATCGAGAGCGAACTCTTCGGACACGAGAAAGGATCATTCACCGGCGCCGCCGCACGCCATCTCGGCAAATTCGAGCAAGCCAGCGGAGGCACGCTCTTCCTCGACGAGATCGGTGACATGCCTCTGTCCATGCAAGCCAAGCTGCTGCGCGTGCTGGAAGAAGGAGAGGTGGAGCGCATCGGCGGAAGCGGGACGGTGAAGGTCGATGTCCGTGTAATCGTCGCTACGCATCGAGATCTCGCTGAACAAGTGCGCGAAGGCAAGTTCCGCCAGGATCTCTTCCACCGTGTTTATGTCTTCCCGTTAGCTCTGCCGCCGTTGCGAGAGCGCCGCGACGACATCCCCGTCCTTATCGACCACTTCCAAAAGCAGATCGCGCGCCAGAACAACTGGAAACCGACGCAGTTCACGCCCGATGCTATTGCCGAGCTGCAGCGATATGCGTGGCCGGGCAATGTCCGCGAGTTGCGCAACGTAGTCGAGCGTCTTCTGCTGCTCGCTCAGGACAATGAGGTGGATTTAGCGACAGTGAGAATGGCCCTCCCGCCGACCCCTGCTCCAGTTGCGGGAACCCCGGCATCCGACGGTAACGGCACGCTCTCCGAGCGCATGGATCAGGTCGAGCGCTCCATCATTCTCAGCGAACTAGAGCGCCAGCAGTTCCATATCACCAACACCGCCAAGGCGCTCGGACTCGAACGCAGCCATCTCTACAAGAAGGCGCAGCAGTTGGGAATCGATCTGGCCAGCGTGCGCAGAGGCGGGGGATAA